The Hyalangium ruber genome includes a window with the following:
- a CDS encoding sensor histidine kinase — translation MSEPPAKKRSPRRPSSESPPAPAPSSAPRRAAAVPAASPKKAGRGRKAPVEPVAAPVVPAPTPVAPPPTPALAPKTPTPAPVPRGLPLGTLVESLPDPVFAKDLQGRYQFINPAGARVLGRSVEQVVGRSDAELFSPEAAAAAIARDRQVLSTGQPLTYETLEATPSGTRVWLSTQGPLKDGEGKVLGLVGVSRDITRHQNVEEDRSLNVERLRLCMDTAQVAIWDWDMDEGRIRWSENVASILGGVPGDTYESFFQRVLAEDQGRFARQVSTALQNFSDFEVEFRVYVTGGAPRWVRAKARVLSEDGLPKRVLGALRDITHERRVAEESRRAFDFQEQLTDIISHDIRSPLGAIISWARIMALGGPPPEEQQRTFRRITSAALRIERLTRLLLDFARARLGGGVTLEPRRCDLHELLQKVTHEFRVAYPDRSVLCEQVGEPATGTWDPDRLAQVVSNLLENALKYSPPDTQVTLTATGEKEHVLLAVHNQGKPIPPELMPHIFEPFRPGPTTARTVKTSYGLGLYIVQEIVRAHGGTIEVRSDIEEGTTFTVRLPRMPPAALELMRRPSPAGPQRA, via the coding sequence ATGTCCGAGCCTCCCGCCAAGAAGCGCTCCCCCCGGCGCCCCTCCTCGGAGTCCCCCCCGGCTCCGGCCCCCTCCTCCGCCCCCCGGCGCGCCGCCGCCGTGCCCGCAGCCAGTCCGAAGAAGGCTGGACGCGGCCGCAAGGCCCCCGTGGAGCCCGTCGCCGCCCCGGTGGTACCTGCTCCCACCCCGGTGGCGCCGCCCCCCACCCCGGCGCTCGCGCCCAAGACCCCCACCCCGGCCCCGGTCCCGCGCGGCCTCCCCCTGGGAACCCTCGTCGAGAGCCTGCCGGACCCTGTCTTCGCCAAGGACCTCCAGGGCCGCTATCAGTTCATCAACCCCGCGGGGGCCCGCGTGCTGGGGCGGTCCGTCGAGCAGGTGGTGGGCCGCAGCGACGCGGAGCTGTTCTCCCCCGAGGCCGCCGCCGCCGCCATCGCCCGGGACCGGCAGGTGCTCTCCACCGGGCAGCCGCTGACGTACGAGACCCTGGAGGCCACCCCCTCGGGCACCCGCGTGTGGCTGTCCACCCAGGGCCCGCTGAAGGATGGAGAGGGCAAGGTGCTGGGGCTGGTGGGCGTCTCCCGCGACATCACCCGCCACCAGAACGTGGAGGAGGACCGCTCGCTGAACGTGGAGCGGCTGCGGCTGTGCATGGACACCGCCCAGGTCGCCATCTGGGACTGGGACATGGACGAGGGCCGCATCCGCTGGTCCGAGAACGTCGCCTCCATCCTCGGGGGCGTGCCGGGCGACACCTATGAGTCCTTCTTCCAGCGGGTGCTGGCCGAGGACCAGGGGCGCTTTGCCCGGCAGGTGTCCACCGCGCTGCAGAACTTCTCGGACTTCGAGGTGGAGTTCCGTGTCTACGTGACGGGGGGCGCGCCGCGCTGGGTGCGCGCCAAGGCGCGGGTGCTGTCCGAGGATGGGCTGCCCAAGCGGGTGCTCGGCGCGCTGCGCGACATCACCCACGAGCGGCGGGTGGCCGAGGAGTCCCGCCGGGCCTTCGACTTCCAGGAGCAGCTCACCGACATCATCAGCCACGACATCCGCAGCCCCCTGGGCGCCATCATCTCCTGGGCGCGCATCATGGCCCTGGGCGGCCCGCCGCCCGAGGAGCAGCAGCGCACCTTCCGGCGCATCACCTCGGCGGCCCTGCGCATCGAGCGGCTCACTCGGCTGCTGCTGGACTTCGCCCGGGCCCGGCTCGGCGGCGGGGTGACGCTGGAGCCGCGGCGCTGTGACTTGCACGAGCTGCTCCAGAAGGTGACGCACGAGTTCCGGGTGGCCTACCCGGACCGCAGCGTCCTGTGCGAGCAGGTGGGCGAGCCCGCCACCGGGACGTGGGACCCCGACCGGCTGGCCCAGGTCGTCTCCAACCTGCTGGAGAACGCGCTGAAGTACAGCCCGCCGGACACCCAGGTGACGCTGACGGCGACCGGCGAGAAGGAGCACGTGCTGCTGGCGGTACACAACCAGGGCAAGCCGATTCCGCCCGAGCTGATGCCCCACATCTTCGAGCCCTTCCGGCCCGGCCCCACCACCGCGCGCACGGTGAAGACGAGCTACGGGCTGGGGCTCTACATCGTCCAGGAGATCGTCCGCGCGCACGGGGGCACCATCGAGGTGCGCTCCGACATCGAGGAGGGCACCACCTTCACCGTGCGGCTGCCGCGCATGCCGCCCGCGGCCCTGGAGTTGATGCGGCGCCCCTCGCCCGCGGGGCCTCAGCGCGCGTAG
- a CDS encoding glycoside hydrolase family 1 protein has protein sequence MSRRLLLALPLLLTACSERPRFDPDAVRAARLGAGLPPGFMLGTSTSSHQVEGGNENQWSAWERGQWPDGRPHIKDGTVSGEATDSWNRFDEDVRLIQRLGSNAYRFGLEWSRLQPTQDTWDEEALARYTQWARTLRQNGITPLVTLYHFTLPNWVVDTGGWENPATIDAFEAYTARVAEAMGGEVDWWCTVNEPNVYAVLGYLDAEWPPGRQDEKATATVLSHLIEAHARAARQLRQKDTVDADGDSHATRIGLAHHVRVFQPATGSAVDTTVAGLTDAFFNESVPEALRTGRIRLSIPGSVSLDREVEGLKGSIDYFGINYYTRDYVRQYFGEPSLSRQYVPRGREKNDLGWDLYPEGLYLFLTRYAKLGLPLLVTENGMADHTGERRPYYLQSHIYAVEQARAAGADVRGYFHWSLLDNFEWAEGYEPKFGLFSVDLASPEKTRQDTPAVATFQEIARNLGLTPSP, from the coding sequence GTGAGCCGCCGCCTCCTGCTCGCCCTGCCCCTGCTGCTCACCGCGTGCAGCGAGCGGCCCCGCTTCGACCCGGACGCGGTGCGCGCCGCCCGCCTCGGCGCCGGGCTGCCCCCGGGCTTCATGCTGGGCACCTCCACCTCCTCCCACCAGGTGGAGGGTGGCAACGAGAACCAGTGGTCCGCGTGGGAGCGCGGCCAGTGGCCCGACGGCCGCCCGCATATAAAGGATGGGACGGTGTCCGGTGAGGCCACCGACTCGTGGAACCGCTTCGACGAGGACGTGCGCCTCATTCAGCGGCTGGGCTCCAACGCCTACCGCTTCGGCCTGGAGTGGAGCCGGCTGCAGCCCACCCAGGACACCTGGGACGAGGAGGCCCTGGCGCGCTACACGCAGTGGGCCCGCACGCTGCGCCAGAACGGCATCACCCCGCTGGTGACGCTCTACCACTTCACCCTGCCCAACTGGGTGGTGGACACGGGCGGCTGGGAGAACCCCGCCACGATTGACGCCTTCGAGGCATACACGGCGCGGGTGGCCGAGGCGATGGGCGGCGAGGTGGACTGGTGGTGCACGGTGAACGAGCCCAACGTGTATGCGGTGCTGGGCTATCTGGACGCCGAGTGGCCTCCCGGGCGGCAGGACGAGAAGGCCACGGCCACGGTGCTCTCCCACCTCATCGAGGCCCACGCCCGCGCCGCCCGCCAGCTGCGCCAGAAGGACACGGTGGACGCGGATGGAGACAGCCACGCCACCCGCATCGGCCTGGCCCACCATGTGCGCGTCTTCCAGCCGGCCACCGGCTCCGCGGTGGACACCACCGTGGCGGGGCTCACCGATGCCTTCTTCAACGAAAGCGTGCCCGAGGCGCTGCGCACCGGCCGCATCCGCCTGTCCATCCCCGGCTCGGTGAGCCTGGACCGCGAGGTGGAGGGCCTCAAGGGCTCCATCGACTACTTCGGCATCAACTACTACACGCGCGACTACGTGCGGCAGTACTTCGGTGAGCCCTCCCTGTCGCGTCAGTACGTGCCTCGGGGCCGGGAGAAGAATGACTTGGGGTGGGACCTCTACCCCGAAGGCCTCTACCTGTTCCTCACCCGGTACGCGAAGCTCGGCCTGCCCCTGCTCGTCACCGAGAACGGCATGGCGGACCACACGGGTGAGCGTCGACCCTACTACCTGCAGAGTCACATCTACGCCGTGGAGCAGGCGCGGGCGGCCGGGGCCGATGTGCGCGGCTACTTCCACTGGAGCCTGCTGGACAACTTCGAGTGGGCCGAAGGGTATGAGCCGAAGTTCGGTCTGTTCTCGGTGGACCTTGCCAGCCCGGAGAAGACGCGCCAGGACACCCCCGCCGTGGCCACCTTCCAGGAGATTGCCCGGAACCTGGGACTTACTCCCAGCCCCTAG